The candidate division WOR-3 bacterium region TTTATTCCATTATTCTACAATTCTAAAACTATCGAACCGAGATATGAAACTAAAATATGCTACAAAAAATTCTAACTGAATAATTTGTAATTTTAGAATAGAGAAAATAATTTGATTTTTTATCAAAGACTTACATTGTCAATTTTCAACCTTTAAATTTGTGATAAAAACTTCGATTTTTTAATAGACTCAAGCCTTGAGAAAATTGAAAAATACGACAAGAATTATCAAAAAAATAGCCTGATTTTTAATATTAAAGTGTTGAAATTTCGGAGGATTTCAGGGGTTTCTGTAAAAAAGTGGTAAAAATCGGTTTTACTGACATTTTATGTCAAACCACTGACATAAAATGTCAGTGGCTAAAATGCTGAACTGTCCTGCATTTGCACGATTTTGTGGATAATTTGTGGATAACTTACTGACATTGGATGTCAGTTTGAAAAATGAAATTATTGAAATTTCATGAGTTTTAGTGGGCATGATTTTTGCATATATATAGGGTAAAGGGATTGAATGTAGGCAGGGTTTTAGCTTGCGAGTATCAATTTTTCTGTGAAGGACAACCTCCCCCTTCACACTCCCCTCCGCCCCGCTGTTTCCTCCTGGCGGGGCGGGTTAAACAAAGGGGTTGAAGGTGAGAGGTTAGAAGTGAAAAGAGAAAGGAGAAAAGGGTAATGGAAAAAGGAATTTTAGTAATAAGGAGTTTATCTTATGAACTTGGAGTTAAGGCGTAAGCCTTTTATAAACACGAAGATAGGATTAGTGATCCTGATTTACATCAGGGCATGCTACAGTTTGTGTAATTACGGTTCCGGTCCTGACCCCTGTGGGGTTGAAGGTGGGGTAATTGGGTTAAGGTTGGGATGCTGGTTGAGAAAAAAACCTTCAAATCCCGCAGCGAGAAGGGTCATGAAAAAATCGTTTTTATACATCGCTTTGTTTAAAAAGGAGCGCAGTATATGGATGATAATGAACTAAACCAAGAAAATAAAAGATATAAACCATCCAAATACAATTTCTTCTTTGATGCTGAAGATGGTACCCATTTGGCCTTTAATGCATTAAGTGGTGGTTTTGCAAAAATAGAAGCGCAGGATTATCAAGAAGTGCAAAAAATTCTACAGGAACCCAATACTTGTGATTTACATATAGGGCGTAACAAAGAATTATTCCAAGCGTTAGTAAAAGGGAGTTTTTTGATTCCAGAAAATTTAGACGAACTTGCTCTACTGAAATTTAAAAATAGAAAAGCAAGATTTCAAGATACCGTGCTATCTTTAACACTTTGCCCTACAATGAACTGCAATTTCAGATGTATTTACTGTTTTGAATCTCCGCCGTCCGAAAGAAGTATAATGAGTGAGGCGGTTCAAGAAAGAATTATAAAATTTGTGTACAATAGAACGAAAGACGTTAGCAAGATATTACAAATTGGTTGGTTTGGTGGAGAACCTTTATTATCTTTACCAGTGATAGAGAAACTAACTCAAGAATTGAAAAAGATTTGCACAGAAACTCATTCTAAATATGAGGCATATTTAACTACTAATGGATATCTTATGACTGATAAAATTATTCGTAAGTTTGAGGAGTTATCTATAAAAGGTGTGCAGGTAACTATAGATGGACCTCCGGAGATTCATAATAGATATAGACCACTCAAAAATGGTGGAGAAACCTTTAATACTGTGTTTAATAATCTCTGCCGATTAGTAACTTCAGATATAGCAAAGAATTTACGATATGTAAATTTGAGAATCAACTTTGATGAAAATAATTATGAAAGAGTAGGTGAGGTGCTTGACCTTTTTCCATCTGATTTGAGACCCCAATTAAATGTTTACTTTAAAAGTACTTTTTTACCTGCTAAAAAGTGGGGAAAGAATGACCATAGAACTGAATCAT contains the following coding sequences:
- a CDS encoding radical SAM protein translates to MDDNELNQENKRYKPSKYNFFFDAEDGTHLAFNALSGGFAKIEAQDYQEVQKILQEPNTCDLHIGRNKELFQALVKGSFLIPENLDELALLKFKNRKARFQDTVLSLTLCPTMNCNFRCIYCFESPPSERSIMSEAVQERIIKFVYNRTKDVSKILQIGWFGGEPLLSLPVIEKLTQELKKICTETHSKYEAYLTTNGYLMTDKIIRKFEELSIKGVQVTIDGPPEIHNRYRPLKNGGETFNTVFNNLCRLVTSDIAKNLRYVNLRINFDENNYERVGEVLDLFPSDLRPQLNVYFKSTFLPAKKWGKNDHRTESYLCFKLNAPKLTMNLSKLAIKKGYNVSRFSRFGNSYFCPADVFEHFEIDSEGKVYKCNVSMEILPPVARIDEEGKCIFNSIQLTKWLCKDPFEDENCLNCKALPFCMGGCTLAKITSSGEGRGCLVESKSLEDALELFYLDYLNKINKMKGGDKK